The Peromyscus eremicus chromosome 16_21, PerEre_H2_v1, whole genome shotgun sequence genome includes the window GTTAGGTGTCACTTAAAAATGACAGTCTGTAACCAGCAAGAGTTGTCCTGTTAGAACTTGTCACTCCATGCCTTCTAAGGTATTCCTGCTGATAAAGTACACCTTTCGATGCTCCATTCTTTAATGAGCTCACTAACAGACATGTTCTTTCATGTtaattattttctcccattttgtTAGGAGCGTTTTTTAAGGGAGTAAGAGAATATTGGGAAATTATAAAAACATGTTAGAGAATTGGCTGTGGGTAAGGGACTAAGGTGTTTTTCTTGCTAAGAAATCAGAGTGTCCTTTTTTGTGGACTCTGAGAATTTAAAAATGGACTCAGGGAGCTAGAAAGGTGTCTCAGCCTCTAAGAGTGCTCTctcctcttccaggggacctgagtttggttcaaGGTACCCACACTTGGCAGTTCACAATCaccctgaaactccagctccaaggggtctgatgcctcttctggccttcatgggaactccacatatgtgccatatacacacacacacatatacatatatatatatatatatatatatatatatagagagagagagagagagactaggaaaAGCAGGCAGGCTGAGCAGTGAGGCTCTGTAAGATATTGCAGCATGAAGGCTGGCCAATAGGGCTAATAAGTGTATTATCTCACTAAGGAgatatttgtgagccaccatgtgggaactGGGAATAGAAGTTGggtgctctggaagaacagccagtgctcttaactgctgagctatctctccagcctgacaggTCATCTTTTAAGCGATTAAAACTACCTCTATCTCATTATGTATTAAATTTCCCATGGAGTAGCAATTAGCCCGCATAAAATTgatgataaaaagaaagaatttgaatCCAACTATGCGACAAAtgctatttaattaaaatttaaataaaatttacaataaatattcagtaaattataaatattcaaaaaGTGAGAGATACCCAACATTTAGGAATGTCTAATGAATTAATTGGTTCAACtcaactttgttcttttttttttttttttttttttaaggtatgatcatttatttgttacccttaaagacttatttttgactGGACTCAGACTTAGAAGTAGAAGCTCTCAGAGAGGACAGCCTACGTCTCTTGGCGATCTGTTCCTGGCgcttttctttggcttccttcattctcttggccaaaagtttagcatattctgcagcctcctccttGTTTTTCTTGGTTCGTTGTTTCTTTAGAGCGATACGACGGCGTTTGTGTTGCAGGACACGTGGAGTAACAAGACGCTGAATCTtgggtgctttggtcctgggcttcttacCTTCTTTGTTTAACGGCTTTCTGACCACGTATTGGCGGACATCATCTTCTTTAGAGAGATTAAAAAGCTTCCGGATTCTGCTAGCTCTTTTAGGTCCCAACCGACGaggcacagtagtatctgtcagtccaggaatatccttctctcctttctttacaATAACCAAGTTGAGAACACTGAGATTGGCATCCACGATGCATCCTCGAACAGACTTGCGCTTCCTCTCTCCGGTTCTCCTTGGTCTATAGCAAGAATGCCCCTTACTCAACAGCAGGCGCACTCTGCCGTGGGTCAACACgccttgcttcatgggaaaacctTGTTTGTCATTCCCGCCACTGATTCGGACCACGTAGcccttccactcttcacccagGGCGTCGGCAGCCACTTCCGTGGCCATGCGCTTCTCGTAGAACGTGCGAAGCTTGCGCTCATCGTCCACTTCGATGAGTTTCTGGCAGCCGGTGGCGGGGAAGGAGatattcagcttcatcttgacacagCCGACCGCCTAGGAGGCGCCACGAAAAAGAGACCCGACTTCCGCTCAACCCAAGTCACATTCAACTTTGTTCTTGAATGCAGTGTTAGCTACAAACTGAAGCAACCAGTGTCAACAGACAACAACCTTATATGCTAATAATGTTTGAGCATCTTATGATCCTATGTGGTTTTCCTTTATAGAAcctttcttttctaaagagaaagatgTATTAAGTTTTAGcttatatgcatgagtgtgttttgtctacatgtatatcaGTACACTATATGCatgctggtgtccacagagggcagaaaaggggatcagatctcctggaactggagttacagatggttgtgaaccactgtgtagGCATTAGGAACTGAATCtaagttctctgcaagaacagcaagtgctcttagccactgtgcTGTCTTTCCAACCgctaaaaacatttatttcaaagttcttaattttttttgccACTTTTGGGGCAGTAAGAGCAGCATCAAGATGGAACTTCTTCCTCAGTTCCCCTAATGAGTTAAGGAGAAACAGGCTCAGAGGGAAGTTGAGGTAGGCAAGTGTAGAGATAGCTTAGTAAGCTGCATGGCGTTATGGCACTGCTTGGcttgagctacacacacacacagacacagacacagacacacacacacacacacacacacacacacacgtacacatgtacacatgcacgcatgcacatgcacacctacacCTTTCCCAACAAGGCACTTAGCAAGCTGAGAACTAACCCaactattgtggtgatattgtgttccccaatatagtgtaccctaataaacttgtctggggtcagagaacagaacagccacaatattaaacatagaggttaggcaatggtagcacacacgcctttaatcctagcattccggaggcagacaTCTATCTGGATCTCAGTAAGTTCAAAgtcacaatggaaacagccaggcatggtgactcatgcctttaatcccaggaagtgatgccagaaagcagaaaggtatataaggcacgaaaaccaggaactagagctggttaagtttttaggtttttaagcagcagttcagctgagatccatttggatgaggactcagaagcttccagtctgaggaaacaggatcagctgaggaattggcaaggtgaggtggctgtggcttgttctgcttctctgatcttccagcttcaccccaatacccagctccaggtttgtttttattaataagaacttttaagattcatgctacaaacatGAGCTTCATGAGTACCCCTTTCCTAGCAAAGGCACTCTGATCACTTCGACCACAGCTCCCTAGCAACCCTTAGTAACTCCCTTTTCTGTGGCCAAGTGCATTCTAAGACATATCTATGAACTGGGGGAAATGGGTGAATCTAGCCTAAACTGAAAGAACAATAAGGAAATTGTGTCTTCTTCTTGAACTTTAGGAAAAAATTCCCTATTTACCCATGTTATGCCTATGCATGACTGGACATGCATATAATTAAAACCAGATGCATCATGGTACAGTACGTGCATAGAGAATCAAaacagcaaaacactcataactCACTACTTAGTAACCAACTCCTCCTCTTCTTGGATCCCCCATGAGCCCCAGACAGTAACAGGAGCTCTTGAGTAAACCTTGCTAAGAGTTTACAGCTCTTTTGCCATGTTGTCTCACCTGTACTTTTATATTACTTCTGAGCGATAGCCTTGCTGCTTTGCGATTTGTGTAGGCTTCTTCCATTCTTGGAATTAGAAGCTTAGAACCTAGAAACAGCCGGTCCAGACAGAGACTACCTGAAACATGTCTAAGTgaatcaaagatccccttctaGCTACAACTTTTGTTTGCTATGCTATGTAGTTACTTACATTCAtctcatttttgtcttttgtcaGCACGGAGGGGACAAACAGAGCTCCATCCTGCCACCCTCAGAAGTCTAAGAACGTACCCCAAACTTTCAGAAGTCAAGTAAGCTTTTTGGCTTCTACGCTGAAAAAGAATTTCAGAAGGAATCAGTTTATGAATTAGAATTGAGGATTTTTATTAAAGATCATTTAATATAAGCTTAGGCATTGgggttaagagaaagagagatgctcAGAGGAAAGGGAAGATATGCCCAAGGGTGTGACAGTGGGGTTCTCATGGGAAGAgttagagaaaggaagaagatgtACTCAAGTGTTGTGAGTGCTCCTCACTGGAACAACTAATCGTTATAGAATCAGCCACAGTCAGGCCATTTGGTTGGCTCTCAGGTTATATCTCGAAAGACTGTTGAGAAACCCGGCCCCTTTTCCTTCAGTTTCATAGCTGATATGGATCTGAAGAAGCTGTGGATGGAATTCAAGTGTGATAAAATAAAACCAGGGGCCACTCGAGCTTCCCAGGGAGTTCAGTGCATGTCCTTTCCTTATAAACCAGAGTTTAAATTAGATTCTTAGCGCCCTGAAGCTTTACAGCTGGAAATGGAGAGTGGTCTTCATCATCAACTTTATTTGGGCTAATTGCTGCTCCATGAGAGATTTTATGCATCATAAGATGATAAAGATGACCTGTCAGGCTGAAGagctggttcagcagttaagagcactggctgttcttccaaaggacccagcttcaattctaacaaccacatggtggctcacaacagtctgttaTTACAGTCCCAGAGggatcaccctcttctggcctctgtggacactgcatgcatgtggtgcagacatTCCTGCtgacaaaatattcatacacataaaaataaaaataaagaaaaagatttaaaataaaaaaaatcgaTGGCATATCTACTGGGTCTGGCCTAAGAGAGAGAATGGTTAAGCAATGAGTAAGCCTTGAGCTGTGTTTGTAACAGGAACAATTTGCC containing:
- the LOC131926385 gene encoding small ribosomal subunit protein eS6 — translated: MKLNISFPATGCQKLIEVDDERKLRTFYEKRMATEVAADALGEEWKGYVVRISGGNDKQGFPMKQGVLTHGRVRLLLSKGHSCYRPRRTGERKRKSVRGCIVDANLSVLNLVIVKKGEKDIPGLTDTTVPRRLGPKRASRIRKLFNLSKEDDVRQYVVRKPLNKEGKKPRTKAPKIQRLVTPRVLQHKRRRIALKKQRTKKNKEEAAEYAKLLAKRMKEAKEKRQEQIAKRRRLSSLRASTSKSESSQK